CGCTGCATATAGGGAACCAGGTCGTAGGCCAGACAGCAGCAGAGTCGAATAAACGCCTCCCTTTCGCTGCCGGCGAaggcctgctgctcctgccgaTAGAAGGCGAGCACTCGCTGGGCGGCCAACTGAAGGGAATGCTGCAGACAGCGAGTGACATCGGTGGCCAGAGCTAAGGGAGCACACAGACGCAGCTCGTTCAAGGCGCTCAGATAGCCATTGCACAGGGCGGCCAGGGGATAGAAATCCAAGAGCGTTTCGGGCGGAGCAAAGGACTCCTCCGCGGGATCCAACTGCTTGCGGGCGTGCGAGTGCAGCGCCACCTTGTTGATCAGCGTGAATCTGTCCAGCTCCCGCTCGAACTGCTCGTTCACCTGCTCCACGCTGCTCTCAAATCGTCGGCGGATCACTGCCACGAAAATGGGCGCCATTAAAGCACGGAAATCGGCTCCCACGCGGCTGAAGGACAGACCAAAGTACATGCACTGGCCTAAAACTGTCTCCACGGAGCCCACTCCTAATTGTAGATCCTTTTCCAGCGTCTGCAGGAAGTCGTTAATCTGGGAGAGCAGAAGGGAATCACATTATTAGGTTGTAAAAAAGTGGTATGTACGAACTaaagccctgcgtgaatcattcaatttttgatttatcatagtatgccatgcaatttctgatttgtttaactCAATtctgtttttctaatttatttcgaattgaatgaataataaataatttttatgaattgttTGAATTTGACagataaaatttttaacaaatcaatgttaactgcttagaaaataacattcatacatatttaattacaaaattatggctcttttttcttcaaaagaaattgtcgtttgaattatttgggaattcatgccattcattcattcaattctgtTGAacttaaaattctaattaattcattcctataaaacaaaaaatttaaaataattcattgaatccattcatgcagtgCTCTAATTTCTACTTTCGGTTTAATagtattaaactcaaaattcaaattcattcaattctataaaactcaaaattcgaattaattcattcatataaaataaaaaaatacattgaaTACGAACCTTATTGTGCAGCCAGGCCTGGAAGAGTCGATCTCCATTGCAGCTGACGCCCTGCAGAGGCCTTAAACTGGTACTTTGAGTCTTTAAACCGCCATCTTCTTCAGGAAAAATGGCTCTATACTGGGTGATGATATTAAACAGGTTTATGCGGGTGATTTCGATGGTTTTGGACAGGTGCTGCTGGGCTGTGGGGTTAACTAGTGATTATTCTGTGGGTAAATTAATCAAAGAAGATAACCCACCATCTCCAGAAGGAATGGCCTCCAGGCAGCAGCTCAACCAGGCATCCCTGGCCTGCAGAAACTTCAAACGCAACTCATTTTCCCCGAAGGCCTGCATCCTCCGCAGATAGCCCACGATCTGCAAGCACTTGGGCAGCTGCAGGTCGGTCCTCAGTTGAGCCACCAGCTGCACCAGCATGGTGTGCCACAAAGCCTCCACGGAGCGAACGATGCCCTGGAAAGGATTGGCTAAGATTTGGGCAGGAAATAAGAATATAGAGCACCCACCTTCACCACGGGAATGTGTCCCTGGTGCTGACCCAAGCGGGTGGCATAGGCGGCCAGCTCGAGGGCCTCCTCGTAGCGAGCCTCGCGGATGCAGCGCTCCATGAGCTGCGGCAGCTCCAAAACCTCTAACAATTGAGCATTCTTCTGCAGCGTGATGGAGTTTAAGCGCCTCTGCTCGTTGAGATCCGAGGAGTCCTGCAGGAAGCGCTCGCACTGGACACTCAGATCGGGCAGCTTGCTTACTAGCGTGTCCAACTGCTCCTCCGATCGCAGAAACTCACTGAAAATCGAACGCGAATTCTCCGCCGTGGTGATGAAAGT
The genomic region above belongs to Drosophila takahashii strain IR98-3 E-12201 chromosome 2L, DtakHiC1v2, whole genome shotgun sequence and contains:
- the Cog8 gene encoding conserved oligomeric Golgi complex subunit 8; translation: MDFADKMDLENERVLKLIFPDGVPDNLRGNPELDNYLAKLGTCKVEQLKKEQTRLADEARSILEQTQDLAISNYRTFITTAENSRSIFSEFLRSEEQLDTLVSKLPDLSVQCERFLQDSSDLNEQRRLNSITLQKNAQLLEVLELPQLMERCIREARYEEALELAAYATRLGQHQGHIPVVKGIVRSVEALWHTMLVQLVAQLRTDLQLPKCLQIVGYLRRMQAFGENELRLKFLQARDAWLSCCLEAIPSGDAQQHLSKTIEITRINLFNIITQYRAIFPEEDGGLKTQSTSLRPLQGVSCNGDRLFQAWLHNKINDFLQTLEKDLQLGVGSVETVLGQCMYFGLSFSRVGADFRALMAPIFVAVIRRRFESSVEQVNEQFERELDRFTLINKVALHSHARKQLDPAEESFAPPETLLDFYPLAALCNGYLSALNELRLCAPLALATDVTRCLQHSLQLAAQRVLAFYRQEQQAFAGSEREAFIRLCCCLAYDLVPYMQRCIHGVFPPQSLTVHLGISLLQLEQQQLTYLEQARILEPLKHLLPTKALVQPQESPKETTTSVGVAVTAEG